One Lutra lutra chromosome 7, mLutLut1.2, whole genome shotgun sequence DNA window includes the following coding sequences:
- the GPR135 gene encoding G-protein coupled receptor 135 has product MEEQPPPPVRPPARMALWGSPHPGAPSAAAAPGGTSSAGTAAAVLSFGTLASAAAAALGNQSDGSGGDGTGASAGGGLGGPRAAGAAGRPLLSHGAAVAAQALVLLLIFLLSSLGNCAVMGVIVKHRQLRTVTNAFILSLSLSDLLTALLCLPAAFLDLFTPPGGSAPAAPAAAAGPWRGFCAASRFFSSCFGIVSTLSVALISLDRYCAIVRPPREKIGRRRALQLLAGAWLAALGFSLPWELLRVPREPPAAQSFHGCLYRTSPDPAQLGAAYSVGLVVACYLLPFVLMCFCHYHICKTVRLSDVRVRPLTTYARVLRFFSEVRTATTVLIMIVFVICCWGPYCFLVLLAAARHAQAAQAPSLLNVVAVWLTWANGAINPVIYAIRNPNISMLLGRSREEGYRTRNVDAFLPSQGPGLQARSRNRLRNRYAHRLGACGRMSSSNQASRMGGDVAMWARKNPVVLFCREGPPGPVTAGVKQPKSVAGDTSL; this is encoded by the coding sequence ATGGAggagcagccgccgccgccggtCCGCCCGCCAGCGAGAATGGCCTTGTGGGGCAGCCCGCACCCCGGAGCCCCCTCCGCGGCCGCCGCTCCTGGCGGGACTTCCTCCGCCGGGACGGCGGCGGCCGTGCTCTCCTTCGGCACCTTGGCGAGCGCGGCTGCCGCGGCGCTGGGGAACCAGAGCGACGGGAGCGGGGGCGACGGCACTGGCGCCTCGGCTGGCGGCGGCCTGGGCGGGCcccgggcggcgggggcggcggggaggccGCTGCTGTCGCACGGGGCGGCGGTGGCGGCCCAGGCGCTCGTGCTGCTGCTCATCTTCCTGCTGTCTAGCTTGGGCAACTGCGCGGTGATGGGGGTGATCGTGAAGCACCGGCAGCTCCGCACCGTCACCAACGCCTTcatcctgtccctgtccctgtcggATCTGCTCACGGCGCTGCTCTGCCTGCCCGCTGCCTTCCTGGACCTCTTCACGCCGCCGGGGGGCTcggcccccgccgcccccgccgccgccgcggggcCCTGGCGCGGCTTCTGCGCCGCCAGCCGCTTCTTCAGCTCGTGCTTCGGCATCGTGTCCACGCTCAGCGTGGCCCTCATCTCGCTGGACCGCTACTGCGCCATCGTGCGGCCGCCGCGGGAGAAGATCGGCCGCCGCCGCGCGCTGCAGCTGCTGGCGGGCGCCTGGCTGGCGGCGCTGGGCTTCTCCCTGCCCTGGGAGCTGCTCCGCGTGCCCCGGGAGCCCCCCGCGGCGCAGAGCTTCCACGGCTGCCTGTACCGGACGTCCCCGGACCCCGCGCAGCTGGGCGCGGCCTACAGCGTGGGGCTGGTGGTGGCCTGCTACCTGCTGCCCTTCGTGCTCATGTGCTTCTGCCACTACCACATCTGCAAGACCGTGCGCCTGTCGGACGTGCGCGTGCGGCCCCTGACCACGTACGCGCGCGTGCTGCGCTTCTTCAGCGAGGTGCGCACGGCCACCACCGTGCTGATCATGATCGTCTTCGTCATCTGCTGCTGGGGCCCCTACTGCTTCCTGGTGCTGCTGGCCGCGGCCCGGCACGCCCAGGCCGCGCAGGCCCCCTCGCTCCTCAACGTGGTGGCGGTCTGGCTGACCTGGGCCAACGGGGCCATCAACCCCGTCATCTATGCCATTCGCAACCCCAACATTTCGATGCTCCTGGGACGCAGCCGGGAAGAGGGCTACCGGACTAGGAATGTGGACGCTTTCCTGCCCAGCCAGGGCCCGGGTCTGCAGGCCAGAAGCCGCAATCGCCTTCGAAACCGCTACGCCCACCGGCTGGGAGCCTGCGGCCGGATGTCCTCTTCCAACCAGGCCAGCAGGATGGGAGGGGATGTGGCCATGTGGGCTCGAAAAAATCCAGTTGTGCTTTTCTGCAGGGAGGGGCCCCCAGGGCCTGTGACAGCAGGGGTCAAACAACCTAAATCCGTAGCCGGGGACACCAGCCTCTAA
- the L3HYPDH gene encoding trans-3-hydroxy-L-proline dehydratase: MERALAVPRLPPHDPGTPALSVVDMHTGGEPLRIVLAGCPEVAGPTLLAKRRYMRQHLDHLRRRLMFEPRGHRDMYGAVLVPSELPEAHLGVLFLHNEGYSSMCGHAVLALGRFALDFGLVPAPPADVREARVNIHCPCGLVAAFVECEGGRSRGRVRFHSVPAFALATDLLVDVPGHGKMAVDIAYGGAFYAFVSAERLGLDICSAKTRDLVDAASAVTEAVKAQFKISHPESEDLSFLYGTIVTDGKDTYSEEATTNICVFADEQVDRSPTGSGVTARIALQYHKGLLELNQTRDFKSSTTGSVFTGKAVREAKCGDFKAVIVEVSGQAHYTGTASFIVEDDDPLKDGFLLK; this comes from the exons ATGGAGAGGGCGCTGGCGGTGCCGCGGCTGCCCCCGCACGACCCGGGGACTCCGGCACTGTCGGTGGTGGACATGCACACGGGCGGCGAGCCCCTGCGCATCGTGCTGGCGGGGTGTCCGGAAGTGGCTGGCCCAACTCTGCTGGCCAAGCGGCGCTACATGCGCCAGCACCTTGACCATCTGCGACGACGGCTCATGTTCGAGCCCCGGGGTCACCGGGACATGTACGGAGCTGTGCTGGTGCCTAGCGAGTTGCCGGAGGCGCACCTGGGCGTCCTGTTCCTGCACAACGAAGGCTACAGCTCCATGTGCGGCCACGCAGTGCTGGCGCTGGGCCGCTTCGCCCTCGACTTCGGGCTGGTACCCGCACCCCCGGCCGACGTCCGCGAGGCCCGAGTCAACATCCACTGCCCGTGCGGGCTGGTGGCCGCCTTCGTGGAATGCGAGGGCGGCCGCAGCCGCGGCCGGGTGCGCTTCCACAGCGTCCCGGCGTTCGCGCTGGCCACAG ATCTCTTAGTGGATGTTCCCGGTCATGGAAAGATGGCGGTAGATATTGCATATGGTGGGGCATTTTATGCATTTGTTAGCGCTGAAAGGTTGGGACTTGACATTTGTTCTGCAAAGACAAGGGACCTTGTGGATGCTGCGAGTGCAGTGACGGAAGCAGTCAAAGCTCAG TTTAAAATCAGTCATCCTGAGAGTGAAGACCTTTCCTTTCTGTACGGAACCATAGTGACAGATGGAAAAGACACTTATAGTGAGGAAGCAACCACCAACATCTGCGTGTTTGCAGATGAACAG GTTGACCGAAGTCCTACTGGCTCAGGAGTGACGGCCCGAATTGCCTTACAGTACCACAAAGGGCTTCTAGAACTGAACCAGACCAGAGACTTTAAAAGCAGTACCACCGGCTCAGTATTCACGGGCAAGGCTGTGAGG gAAGCAAAATGTGGGGATTTTAAAGCTGTTATAGTGGAAGTGTCTGGACAAGCCCATTACACAGGTACAGCAAGTTTTATAGTGGAAGATGACGACCCACTGAAGGACGGATTCCTTCTCAAGTGA